One part of the Schistocerca piceifrons isolate TAMUIC-IGC-003096 chromosome 2, iqSchPice1.1, whole genome shotgun sequence genome encodes these proteins:
- the LOC124775398 gene encoding cuticle protein 21-like: protein MACKLIVLAALVAVAHAGYLGAPAVVAPAGPAYAARAYAAPYARAYAAPAAVAAEYDPNPQYSYAYNVQDALTGDSKAQHETRSGDVVQGSYSVAEPDGSIRTVDYTADPVNGFNAVVHREGGAHPAPVVAAAPAYAAAPALAYGKAYHG from the exons ATGGCCTGCAAG CTGATCGTGCTCGCCGCCCTCGTGGCCGTGGCCCACGCCGGCTACCTCGGCGCCCCCGCCGTGGTCGCCCCCGCCGGCCCGGCCTACGCCGCGCGCGCCTACGCCGCCCCCTACGCCAGGGcgtacgccgcccccgccgccgtggCCGCTGAGTACGACCCCAACCCCCAGTACAGCTACGCCTACAACGTGCAGGACGCTCTCACCGGTGACTCCAAGGCGCAGCACGAAACCCGCAGCGGAGATGTCGTCCAGGGCAGCTACAGCGTCGCCGAACCCGACGGCTCCATCCGCACCGTCGACTACACGGCCGACCCCGTCAACGGCTTCAACGCCGTCGTGCACAGGGAGGGCGGCGCTCACCCCGCCCCCGTCGTGGCCGCCGCTCCCGCCTACGCTGCCGCCCCTGCGCTGGCCTACGGCAAGGCTTATCACGGCTAA